The proteins below come from a single Zhouia spongiae genomic window:
- a CDS encoding DUF3995 domain-containing protein: protein MILPLFLSIIFIALGLVHYNWVIGGNFGLAVALPTDENGKRVLNPKKADSAIVGTGLIAFGVFYLIGAGVLKASLPDWIFNYGGWIIPSIFLLRAVGEFKYVGFFKKIKQTPFGKMDTKLFSPLCLFIAVAGFAIQLLN, encoded by the coding sequence ATGATTTTACCTTTATTCCTGAGCATTATTTTTATAGCACTCGGCCTTGTTCATTACAACTGGGTTATTGGAGGTAATTTCGGACTGGCTGTAGCCCTGCCCACCGACGAAAACGGGAAAAGGGTCTTAAACCCGAAAAAAGCAGATAGTGCCATTGTAGGTACGGGACTGATAGCTTTTGGCGTTTTTTACCTGATCGGTGCCGGGGTACTTAAAGCCAGCCTTCCGGACTGGATTTTCAATTACGGTGGCTGGATCATCCCGTCCATCTTTTTGCTCCGTGCTGTCGGGGAGTTTAAATATGTAGGCTTCTTTAAAAAGATAAAACAAACCCCTTTTGGAAAAATGGACACAAAGCTCTTTTCACCCTTGTGCCTCTTTATTGCCGTTGCCGGCTTTGCCATTCAGTTACTGAACTAA
- a CDS encoding AAA family ATPase, giving the protein MTKIKINNNFFVITGGPGVGKTTVLKELENRNYKVIPEIARELIREQNQNNGNALPWKNKELYKDLMFERSVKSFEQTGRTENKEKPVFFDRGFLDAVCYAKLIGSEISEQMESYAKKWRYHKNVFIFPPWRDIYEKDNERKQDWNEAVLTFEKMTETYKNYGYAIIEIPKMPVNERVEFILGLIEQTTPAE; this is encoded by the coding sequence ATGACAAAGATTAAAATAAATAACAATTTTTTCGTAATAACAGGCGGTCCCGGTGTTGGAAAAACTACCGTTCTAAAAGAATTAGAAAACAGAAACTATAAGGTTATTCCCGAAATTGCCCGTGAACTGATAAGGGAACAAAACCAAAATAACGGAAATGCCCTGCCATGGAAAAACAAGGAACTATACAAAGATCTGATGTTTGAACGTTCGGTAAAAAGCTTTGAACAGACAGGGAGAACGGAAAACAAGGAAAAACCGGTCTTTTTTGACCGGGGTTTTTTAGATGCTGTTTGTTATGCAAAACTCATTGGCTCTGAAATAAGCGAACAAATGGAATCTTATGCAAAAAAGTGGCGATATCATAAAAATGTATTTATTTTCCCCCCATGGCGCGATATCTACGAAAAAGACAACGAAAGAAAACAGGATTGGAATGAAGCTGTTCTGACATTTGAAAAAATGACCGAGACCTATAAAAATTATGGATATGCAATTATTGAAATCCCAAAAATGCCTGTGAACGAAAGGGTAGAGTTTATTTTAGGTCTTATAGAACAAACTACTCCGGCAGAATAA
- a CDS encoding RidA family protein yields the protein MTPIENLKKLGYKLPDVSTPGGNYVSVNIRENIAYIAIQFPILNNNYQFQGRLGTEISTEAGYKAMELCALNVLAQVHHKIGFDNIVGLNHIDAYFQSGFDWDESPVVVNGASDLFVKILDNKGTHSRAIFGVEKLPRNFSVGLTASFTIKKQTAPE from the coding sequence ATGACCCCAATAGAAAATTTAAAAAAACTGGGATATAAACTTCCTGACGTTTCCACACCAGGCGGAAATTATGTGTCAGTTAATATCAGAGAGAACATAGCATATATAGCAATCCAGTTTCCGATCTTAAATAACAACTATCAATTTCAGGGCCGCTTAGGAACGGAAATCTCAACCGAAGCAGGTTATAAAGCAATGGAGCTGTGTGCATTGAATGTTTTGGCACAAGTACATCATAAAATAGGGTTTGATAATATCGTTGGTTTAAACCATATTGATGCGTATTTCCAATCGGGATTTGATTGGGACGAATCACCCGTCGTTGTTAACGGAGCTTCAGATTTGTTCGTGAAAATCCTTGATAACAAAGGCACTCATTCCAGGGCAATCTTCGGTGTTGAAAAGCTTCCGCGAAACTTTAGTGTCGGACTTACAGCATCGTTCACTATTAAAAAACAAACGGCCCCGGAGTAA
- a CDS encoding GNAT family N-acetyltransferase, translating to MNIEVTERPKEQDAKTISQGIIDFNNAKIPDLEPIEKEVKFFVFVRNKLDQVIGGVRATCFWNTLHIELLWLSEDCRGKGVGKDLMNATESFAKEKGCEKAFVETTSWQAKPFYEKVGYVHIATINDRPKGYASHYLTKDLI from the coding sequence ATGAACATTGAAGTAACAGAAAGACCTAAAGAACAAGACGCAAAAACAATCAGTCAAGGAATCATTGACTTTAATAACGCTAAAATACCGGACCTGGAACCCATTGAAAAAGAAGTGAAGTTTTTCGTTTTTGTCCGAAATAAGTTAGATCAGGTTATTGGAGGAGTAAGAGCAACCTGTTTTTGGAACACCTTGCATATAGAATTACTTTGGTTATCGGAAGATTGTCGGGGAAAAGGCGTCGGAAAAGATTTAATGAATGCTACTGAAAGCTTCGCTAAAGAAAAGGGTTGTGAAAAAGCTTTTGTAGAAACTACAAGCTGGCAGGCAAAACCTTTTTATGAAAAAGTAGGATATGTTCATATAGCGACAATAAACGACAGACCCAAAGGTTATGCTTCACATTATTTGACTAAAGATCTAATCTGA
- a CDS encoding S1 family peptidase, protein MKNTLLKLLFIICLAFTLVNCSKSDNTNQPPDSDDSGQLTKIETVLNGNDQNLIELLHKVRGSVGKRGPGSKTLWSRKNDYGLGLYISANHVYGLNGWSSDDAEYFDTTAENLGIFETSQMPPPNGGITLGDMLISDFPLMHFAISPSATNTTILPEEDFYIGIIDNQRVEQSQFPQYPDLVNTNTPLEMFDPENRSKADETWNTPDTGENVLALGYPQDSDTYPNGAVAYGKVLSDSEAQEIITKLQEAGDPEGDIPYNSDAEFFIDAQGIAGMSGGGVFNSEGQLTGIMVRASDTENAPKIIRAVRISYIKAKMTAFYNSLSQTERNKIAPFINGEI, encoded by the coding sequence ATGAAAAACACCTTATTAAAGCTCCTGTTTATTATTTGCTTAGCCTTCACGCTTGTCAATTGTTCAAAAAGCGATAATACAAACCAGCCGCCTGATTCAGACGATTCGGGTCAGCTTACCAAAATAGAAACAGTATTGAACGGCAATGACCAAAACCTAATAGAACTGCTTCATAAAGTCAGGGGCAGTGTAGGGAAAAGGGGGCCGGGGTCTAAAACCTTATGGAGCAGAAAAAACGACTACGGTTTGGGTCTATATATCAGTGCAAACCATGTTTATGGCCTGAACGGCTGGAGTTCTGATGATGCTGAATACTTCGACACTACTGCTGAAAACCTGGGAATATTTGAAACCTCGCAGATGCCTCCTCCAAATGGAGGTATAACATTGGGAGATATGTTAATATCAGATTTCCCCCTGATGCATTTTGCCATCTCTCCTTCAGCTACCAACACTACCATCCTTCCGGAAGAAGATTTCTACATCGGGATTATCGATAATCAGCGGGTAGAGCAAAGTCAATTTCCACAATACCCTGATCTGGTAAATACCAATACCCCGCTGGAAATGTTTGATCCGGAAAATCGTTCGAAAGCCGATGAAACATGGAACACTCCCGATACCGGAGAAAATGTACTGGCCCTGGGTTATCCGCAGGATAGTGATACATATCCCAATGGAGCTGTTGCCTACGGAAAGGTGTTATCTGATTCTGAAGCACAGGAAATCATTACCAAATTACAGGAGGCCGGTGATCCGGAAGGCGATATTCCGTACAATTCCGATGCTGAGTTCTTTATCGATGCTCAGGGCATAGCCGGTATGAGCGGTGGGGGAGTTTTTAATTCGGAAGGACAGTTGACAGGCATAATGGTAAGAGCCAGCGATACTGAAAATGCTCCTAAAATTATCAGGGCAGTACGAATATCTTACATTAAAGCAAAGATGACCGCATTCTACAACTCTTTATCCCAAACAGAAAGAAATAAGATAGCTCCTTTTATAAACGGAGAAATCTAA
- the dinB gene encoding DNA polymerase IV, whose translation MEQRPPDRKIIHVDMDAFYASVEQMDNPELKGKAIAVGGGEKRGVVSAASYEARKFGVRSAMSGYLAKKKCPELVFVKPRFDRYKELSKKIRKIFFDYTDLVEPLSLDEAYLDVTENKKGIPSATLIAKEIRQRIKDEIGLNASAGISINKFIAKVASDFNKPNGQKTVPPEEVTQFLEALDIRKFYGVGKVTAEKMYQLGIFTGKDLKEKPVEFLSSHFGKSGSFYYHVVRGIHNSPVKPHRIPKSVGAERTFFENLSSEVFMFEKLERIADELEKRLKKSKISGKTITLKIKYSDFEQQTRSKTLPYFIADKHLILDTVKELLYQEKPHNSVRLLGISVSNLNTEKKKDISEKPLSIQLQFDF comes from the coding sequence ATGGAACAACGTCCGCCAGATAGAAAAATAATCCACGTCGATATGGATGCCTTTTACGCTTCGGTTGAACAAATGGACAACCCCGAACTAAAAGGAAAAGCTATTGCTGTGGGTGGCGGTGAAAAGCGTGGTGTTGTTTCTGCCGCCAGTTACGAGGCCAGAAAGTTTGGTGTTAGAAGCGCCATGAGTGGCTACCTGGCAAAAAAGAAATGTCCGGAGCTCGTTTTTGTTAAGCCTCGTTTCGACAGGTATAAAGAGCTTTCTAAAAAAATACGAAAGATCTTTTTCGACTATACCGACCTGGTAGAACCGCTATCGCTCGATGAGGCTTATCTTGATGTTACCGAAAACAAAAAAGGAATTCCCTCGGCAACACTTATTGCCAAAGAAATACGGCAACGCATTAAAGACGAGATCGGACTCAATGCTTCTGCAGGCATCTCCATCAATAAGTTCATTGCCAAAGTGGCCAGCGATTTCAATAAACCTAACGGACAAAAAACGGTGCCACCCGAAGAAGTAACGCAATTTTTAGAAGCGTTAGACATTCGCAAGTTCTATGGGGTAGGCAAGGTAACGGCAGAAAAAATGTATCAGCTGGGAATTTTTACCGGAAAAGACCTGAAGGAAAAGCCTGTTGAATTTCTTAGCAGTCATTTTGGCAAAAGCGGTTCTTTCTATTACCATGTGGTACGCGGTATACATAACAGTCCGGTAAAACCACACCGGATACCTAAATCGGTTGGTGCCGAACGTACTTTTTTTGAAAACCTGAGCAGTGAGGTTTTTATGTTCGAAAAATTAGAACGTATTGCCGATGAACTTGAAAAGCGACTAAAAAAAAGTAAGATCTCAGGTAAGACCATTACCCTGAAAATAAAATACAGCGATTTCGAACAGCAGACCCGCAGCAAAACCCTGCCTTATTTTATAGCCGATAAACATTTAATATTAGACACGGTAAAAGAATTACTCTACCAGGAAAAACCTCATAATTCTGTTCGATTGCTCGGTATTTCAGTATCTAATCTAAATACCGAAAAGAAAAAAGATATTTCCGAAAAACCGCTTTCCATACAACTCCAGTTCGATTTTTAG
- a CDS encoding NAD(P)H-binding protein, translated as MNKTAIILGATGLTGGMLLEGLLKDEAYERVKVFTRSPLRKKHPKLKEYIIDVFELEKHQKDFTADVVFCCVGTTAAKTPDQETYRKIDCGIPVAAAGLCAQNKIGTFIVISALGANINSRVFYNRIKGEMETAVLKQGIPRTYILQPSLIGGKRSEKRAGEYMAKQLMKAMNWVMVGPIKKYKSIHPETIVSTMLWLVINDYKTPRIKSDKIKEIAERI; from the coding sequence ATGAATAAAACAGCAATCATACTTGGTGCAACAGGTTTAACCGGGGGGATGCTTTTAGAAGGGCTACTGAAAGATGAGGCATATGAGAGGGTGAAAGTGTTTACACGAAGCCCCTTGCGGAAGAAGCATCCTAAACTGAAGGAGTATATTATTGATGTATTCGAACTGGAAAAGCACCAAAAAGATTTTACTGCCGATGTGGTTTTTTGCTGTGTAGGAACTACGGCAGCCAAGACTCCCGATCAGGAAACTTACCGGAAGATTGATTGCGGGATTCCGGTGGCGGCAGCCGGATTATGTGCACAAAACAAAATCGGTACTTTTATTGTAATTTCGGCACTTGGAGCCAATATCAACAGCCGTGTTTTTTATAACCGGATCAAAGGAGAAATGGAAACAGCTGTCTTGAAGCAGGGGATACCGCGTACATATATATTGCAGCCTTCATTGATCGGAGGAAAGAGAAGCGAGAAACGTGCCGGCGAATATATGGCCAAGCAGTTGATGAAGGCCATGAATTGGGTTATGGTAGGCCCGATAAAAAAATATAAGTCTATACACCCGGAAACGATTGTTAGTACAATGTTGTGGCTGGTTATAAACGATTACAAAACACCTAGAATAAAAAGCGATAAAATAAAAGAAATAGCCGAGAGAATATGA
- a CDS encoding CYTH domain-containing protein produces MIEIERKFLVKSADFKNDAETNQRIVQGFLNSHPNRTVRVRIKGGKGFLTVKGKSSANGTTRFEWEREVPVQEAESLLNLCEEGVIDKMRYEVVLGNHVFEVDEFFGDNEGLIVAEVELASEDENFERPGWLGDEVTGDIRYYNSQLSKQPYKTWNL; encoded by the coding sequence ATGATAGAGATAGAGCGTAAGTTTTTGGTAAAGTCTGCCGATTTTAAAAATGATGCGGAAACGAACCAACGAATCGTACAGGGTTTTTTAAACTCGCATCCAAATAGAACAGTAAGGGTGAGAATAAAAGGCGGCAAGGGATTTTTAACCGTTAAGGGAAAGTCTTCTGCCAACGGAACTACCCGTTTTGAATGGGAGAGGGAAGTACCTGTACAGGAAGCAGAATCGTTGTTGAATCTGTGTGAAGAAGGGGTTATTGATAAGATGCGATACGAGGTTGTACTGGGGAATCATGTTTTTGAAGTCGATGAGTTTTTTGGCGATAACGAAGGATTGATAGTTGCCGAGGTGGAGCTGGCGAGTGAAGATGAAAACTTTGAAAGGCCCGGATGGCTTGGCGATGAAGTAACCGGCGATATACGATATTATAATTCTCAACTCAGTAAACAACCATATAAAACATGGAACTTATGA
- a CDS encoding YciI family protein, which produces MKHLALFLCLISLVGCKNENASEKSPEEVKAIEAITAEISVDEEKETIANLKKKLLKEGYQLFDYVDAKTKDTILMQQYFIAFLKKGPQRSQTKEEADSLQKLHLGHLGKMYEEGYADISGPFGDDGEIRGITIYNVPTLKMADSLANLDPMVKAGRLVIEVHPWWAAKGFPLR; this is translated from the coding sequence ATGAAACACCTTGCATTATTTTTATGTTTAATTAGTCTCGTTGGATGTAAAAACGAAAACGCGTCTGAGAAAAGTCCTGAAGAGGTAAAAGCTATTGAAGCTATTACAGCTGAGATATCTGTTGATGAAGAAAAGGAAACAATAGCCAATCTTAAAAAGAAGCTATTAAAAGAAGGGTATCAGTTATTCGATTATGTAGATGCAAAAACAAAGGATACGATCCTGATGCAGCAATACTTTATTGCTTTTTTAAAAAAGGGACCGCAGCGATCTCAAACCAAAGAAGAAGCGGATAGTTTACAGAAACTTCATTTGGGTCATTTGGGAAAAATGTATGAAGAAGGTTATGCAGATATTTCCGGACCTTTTGGTGATGATGGAGAGATAAGAGGAATTACCATTTACAATGTACCTACACTAAAAATGGCAGACAGTCTGGCAAATTTAGATCCGATGGTTAAAGCCGGACGTCTGGTTATTGAAGTGCATCCCTGGTGGGCAGCTAAAGGATTTCCATTGCGATAA
- a CDS encoding efflux transporter outer membrane subunit, protein MKRTYIYKFLLLSVVAFTVQSCFVAKNYERPELEEADSLYRTDNLPQDSISAADISWRDLFSDPLLEGYIEEGLQNNIDIRIALQQVIAAEAYMKQGKAGYLPSLNGNTSVTHQELAGNSQFGSFFDGSIQQYDLSANLSWEADIWGKIRSNRRATQASYLQSIEAHKAVKTVLVAQIASTYYRLVALDAQLEVTEETIINRTNSLETIKALKEAGNVNQVAVDQTAAQLYNAQALQVDIERTIFQTENAMSILLGKAAQGYERNKLEEQTVKNDLEIGLSSLLLRNRPDIMAAEYGLVNAFELTNVARSSFYPSITLSATGGFQSIEFDKWIDAGSLFANLVGGLAQPIFNKRKIRTQYEVAKAQQEQALLNFKKSLLVAGQEVSDALYTLNAETDKYEYREKEVEALRQAETNSEELLNSGYATYLDLLTARQNALNAELNVIDTKLNQLQSVITLYRSLGGGWH, encoded by the coding sequence ATGAAAAGAACATATATATATAAATTCTTATTGCTGTCAGTTGTTGCCTTCACAGTACAATCGTGCTTCGTTGCCAAAAACTACGAACGCCCTGAATTAGAAGAGGCCGACAGTTTATACAGAACAGACAACCTCCCTCAGGATAGTATATCGGCCGCCGATATATCCTGGAGGGACCTATTCTCAGATCCGCTGCTGGAAGGGTATATCGAGGAAGGGCTACAAAACAACATCGATATCCGAATTGCCCTTCAGCAGGTAATAGCCGCCGAAGCTTATATGAAACAAGGAAAAGCAGGTTATTTACCATCGTTAAACGGCAATACTTCAGTTACGCATCAGGAACTGGCAGGCAATAGCCAGTTCGGGTCGTTTTTTGACGGATCGATACAACAATACGACCTGTCTGCAAACCTTTCGTGGGAAGCAGATATCTGGGGAAAAATAAGAAGCAACAGAAGAGCTACGCAAGCTTCCTACCTGCAAAGTATCGAAGCCCATAAGGCTGTTAAAACGGTTTTAGTTGCCCAGATCGCTTCTACTTATTACCGGTTGGTTGCTCTAGATGCGCAATTGGAGGTAACGGAAGAAACAATTATTAACAGAACCAATAGCTTAGAAACCATCAAAGCTTTAAAAGAAGCCGGTAATGTTAACCAGGTTGCAGTCGACCAAACAGCGGCCCAACTTTATAACGCACAAGCGCTACAGGTAGATATCGAACGTACTATTTTCCAGACTGAGAATGCCATGAGTATTTTACTCGGAAAAGCAGCACAGGGGTACGAGAGAAACAAACTGGAAGAACAAACAGTTAAAAACGATCTGGAAATAGGACTCTCTTCTTTATTATTAAGAAACAGACCTGATATCATGGCTGCTGAATATGGATTGGTAAATGCTTTTGAACTTACAAACGTAGCCAGAAGCAGCTTTTACCCGTCAATAACACTTTCGGCAACAGGTGGTTTTCAAAGTATCGAATTTGATAAATGGATTGATGCCGGTTCGTTGTTTGCCAATCTTGTTGGTGGACTTGCACAGCCCATTTTTAACAAAAGGAAGATCCGTACACAATACGAAGTAGCCAAAGCACAACAAGAACAAGCCTTGTTAAATTTTAAAAAGTCGTTGTTGGTTGCAGGTCAGGAAGTATCTGACGCTTTATATACTTTAAATGCCGAAACTGATAAATACGAATACAGGGAAAAAGAAGTAGAGGCATTAAGACAAGCTGAAACCAATTCAGAAGAATTGCTGAACAGCGGTTATGCAACCTATCTTGATCTTTTAACGGCACGACAAAATGCTCTAAATGCCGAACTCAATGTAATAGACACGAAGCTAAATCAGTTGCAATCTGTTATTACATTATACCGTTCACTCGGTGGAGGTTGGCATTAA
- a CDS encoding efflux RND transporter permease subunit — translation MLKKFIERPVLSTVISIIIVMLGVLGFYTLPVTQYPDIAPPTVQVNATYPGANAETILESVIIPIEEQINGVEGMTYMTSSASNNGSANITVYFEQGVDPDIAAVNVQNRVARANALLPAEVIRSGVITQKQQTSALMYVAMYSENPDYNDTYVQNYLNINVRPAIQRISGVGDVSVFGGKDYSMRIWIDPTKLASYGVTTTEVVQAIGEESLEAAAGSIGQNSKQSFEYVIKYKGRYKTAEEYDNIIIKSLGNGQFLRLKDVAKVELDAFSYSSISRSKGYPGVNFGIFQTAGSNAQEIIKEVYDKLDELEKDFPEGVHYLVNYDTNKFLTASMNKVKHTLIEAFILVFFVVFIFLQDFKSTLIPAIAVPVAIIGTFFFLGVFGYSINLLTLFALILAIGIVVDDAIVVVEAVHAKLEEGYDSARKASVSAMSEISGAIISITLVMAAVFVPITFIQGPSGVFYEQFGVTLIVAILISAVNALTLSPALCAIFLKPHTDKHEKKGLLQRFYAAFNAAFNATTNKYVKSLGFLVKHKWITGGILALAVIAIIWANNTTPTGFVPTEDRGVIFVNVELPQGSSLDRTYSVTDDLYKTMSSIEGIKTASIINGQNFFSGAGSSYAMGFIILNDWEERETDATSVNGILGQLYARTATMADANIIFFTPPSIPGFGSSDGFEMRLLDRTSGDLKDLDKVAKEFVGALNQRPEVGFASNSFSTNFPQLELDVNIPKAKEAGVSVSSILATLQGYIGGYYAADFSRFGKQFRVYVQSDPEDRKDISSLNSMYVKNNKGEMAPVSEFVTLDRVYGPQTVSRFNLFNSVTVNGSATPGYSSGDAIKAVTEVAEEHLPNNYEVAFSGITREEIASAGSSGIVFILSIVFVYFLLAAQYESYILPFSVLLSLPVGVAGAYISTKFAGLENNIYFQIALIMLIGLLAKNAILIVEFAKQRREQGLSITDAAIAGAKSRLRPILMTSFAFILGLMPLVLAKGVGAEGNNSIGTGAAGGMLIGTIIGVFIIPVLFIVFQWLQEKVTGAPEVKLETEEA, via the coding sequence ACCGTATATTTCGAACAAGGTGTCGATCCGGACATTGCCGCTGTAAACGTGCAAAACCGTGTAGCCCGTGCAAATGCTTTGCTTCCTGCCGAAGTGATCCGCTCAGGTGTTATTACCCAGAAACAACAAACCTCGGCTCTGATGTATGTTGCAATGTATTCGGAGAATCCCGATTATAATGACACCTATGTGCAAAACTATCTCAATATAAATGTCAGACCGGCTATACAGCGTATATCGGGGGTTGGTGATGTAAGTGTTTTCGGTGGTAAGGATTATTCAATGCGTATCTGGATCGACCCTACCAAACTTGCTTCCTACGGTGTAACAACAACCGAAGTCGTACAAGCCATCGGCGAGGAGAGTTTAGAAGCAGCAGCGGGTTCAATCGGACAAAACTCAAAGCAGTCGTTTGAATATGTAATTAAATATAAAGGCCGTTATAAAACCGCTGAAGAATACGATAATATTATTATCAAATCTTTAGGAAACGGTCAGTTTTTACGATTAAAAGATGTGGCAAAAGTAGAACTAGATGCTTTTTCCTATAGTTCAATCTCAAGATCGAAAGGGTATCCGGGAGTTAACTTTGGTATATTCCAGACTGCCGGATCAAATGCACAGGAAATTATCAAGGAAGTTTATGACAAACTGGATGAGCTGGAAAAAGATTTCCCTGAAGGTGTTCACTATTTGGTAAACTACGACACCAATAAATTCTTAACTGCGTCTATGAACAAAGTTAAGCACACGCTTATAGAAGCCTTTATCCTGGTTTTCTTTGTGGTGTTTATCTTCTTACAGGATTTTAAATCGACACTGATCCCTGCCATTGCAGTTCCGGTAGCGATTATAGGTACATTTTTCTTCCTGGGTGTCTTCGGGTACTCTATCAACCTCTTAACACTTTTTGCTCTTATTCTGGCCATCGGTATTGTGGTGGATGATGCGATTGTGGTGGTTGAAGCGGTCCATGCCAAACTGGAAGAAGGATATGATTCAGCCAGAAAAGCATCTGTTTCTGCAATGAGTGAGATCAGCGGTGCTATTATTTCCATCACACTCGTAATGGCAGCCGTGTTTGTGCCTATTACCTTTATCCAGGGTCCTTCGGGTGTATTCTATGAGCAGTTTGGTGTAACCCTTATTGTTGCAATCCTTATTTCTGCGGTAAACGCCTTAACATTGAGCCCGGCTCTTTGTGCGATATTCCTAAAACCACATACGGACAAACACGAAAAGAAAGGTTTATTACAAAGATTCTATGCAGCCTTTAACGCAGCTTTTAACGCTACCACCAATAAATACGTTAAATCACTAGGCTTCCTGGTAAAACACAAATGGATAACGGGGGGGATATTAGCTCTTGCTGTTATTGCTATCATTTGGGCTAATAACACCACACCGACAGGATTCGTTCCTACAGAAGACAGAGGGGTTATTTTCGTAAACGTTGAATTACCTCAAGGTTCTTCTCTCGACAGGACTTATAGTGTTACCGACGATCTGTATAAGACAATGAGTTCTATAGAAGGTATTAAAACTGCTTCTATCATTAATGGTCAGAACTTCTTCTCGGGTGCAGGTAGTTCGTATGCAATGGGCTTCATTATATTGAACGACTGGGAAGAAAGAGAAACTGATGCCACGTCAGTAAATGGAATTTTGGGTCAGTTGTATGCAAGAACTGCAACTATGGCCGATGCGAATATCATATTCTTTACACCTCCGAGTATTCCGGGCTTTGGTTCATCAGACGGATTTGAAATGAGATTATTAGATCGTACTTCGGGAGACCTGAAGGACCTTGATAAGGTAGCCAAAGAATTTGTAGGAGCATTAAATCAAAGGCCCGAAGTAGGATTTGCTTCGAACTCTTTCAGTACTAATTTCCCTCAGTTGGAGCTGGATGTTAATATCCCGAAAGCAAAAGAAGCAGGTGTAAGCGTAAGTAGTATTTTAGCAACGCTGCAAGGCTATATCGGTGGATATTACGCCGCCGACTTTAGTAGATTCGGTAAGCAGTTCAGAGTATATGTACAATCAGACCCTGAAGATCGTAAAGATATCTCCAGCCTGAACAGTATGTATGTTAAAAACAATAAAGGCGAAATGGCCCCGGTTTCTGAGTTCGTTACTCTTGATCGTGTTTATGGTCCGCAAACAGTAAGTCGTTTTAACTTGTTTAATTCGGTAACAGTTAACGGTTCCGCAACTCCCGGCTACAGTTCCGGTGATGCCATTAAGGCCGTCACAGAAGTTGCTGAAGAACACTTGCCTAATAACTACGAAGTTGCTTTCTCCGGTATTACAAGAGAAGAGATTGCTTCAGCAGGTTCATCCGGTATCGTGTTTATATTAAGTATTGTATTCGTTTACTTCCTGCTGGCTGCTCAGTATGAAAGTTACATCCTGCCGTTCTCGGTATTGTTATCGCTGCCGGTAGGTGTTGCAGGAGCTTATATATCGACCAAATTTGCCGGTTTGGAGAACAATATATATTTCCAGATCGCACTTATCATGCTTATAGGTCTTTTGGCTAAAAATGCCATCCTGATCGTAGAGTTTGCGAAACAGCGCCGGGAACAGGGACTCTCTATTACCGATGCTGCTATCGCAGGTGCCAAATCGCGTCTGAGGCCGATTTTAATGACCTCCTTTGCATTCATCCTCGGTTTAATGCCATTGGTATTAGCTAAAGGGGTAGGTGCGGAAGGTAACAATTCAATCGGTACAGGTGCTGCCGGAGGTATGCTTATCGGTACAATTATCGGAGTGTTTATCATCCCGGTACTATTTATCGTCTTCCAGTGGTTACAAGAAAAAGTTACCGGTGCTCCGGAAGTAAAGTTAGAAACAGAAGAAGCATAA